One Anaerolineales bacterium DNA window includes the following coding sequences:
- the glnA gene encoding type I glutamate--ammonia ligase — translation MSKEVIRRVAEDKVKFVCLQFTDVSGGVKSVDLPVRQLEAALEDGVWFDGSSVEGFARIQESDMRLLPDPETYAVLSWSDPDRRRARLFCDIYRPDGVPFAGDPRGILKRATEALRQRGWEFNVGPEPEFFLLRKNGPTTIHPVPHDVGGYFDFSASDEAQRVRAELMLALESMGLEVETGHHEVALGQHEIDFRYTDAVRAADNVITLKYTVKALAAKHDLVATFMPKPIFGINGSGMHCHQSLFDTKGKNLFYDRGDEFKLSGLAYQFVAGQLEHARGMAAIVAPTINSYKRIVPGYEAPVYVCWAQINRSALIRIPRHMDERSKATRAELRCPDPSCNPYLAFAAMLSAGLDGIDRGLACPPPVNNINIYEMTEPELQELGIRQLPGSLAEALDELEADSVVTAALGAEALEAFVRAKRTECDTYRTRVTDWEVTAYLETA, via the coding sequence ATGAGCAAGGAAGTGATACGACGTGTGGCGGAAGACAAGGTCAAATTCGTCTGCCTGCAGTTCACAGACGTAAGCGGAGGGGTCAAGAGCGTGGATCTCCCGGTGCGGCAGCTCGAGGCCGCGCTCGAGGATGGGGTGTGGTTCGACGGGTCCTCGGTGGAGGGGTTTGCCCGCATTCAAGAGAGCGACATGCGTCTGCTGCCCGACCCCGAAACGTACGCCGTCCTCTCCTGGAGTGACCCGGACCGCCGGCGGGCGCGGCTGTTCTGCGATATCTACCGTCCTGACGGAGTTCCATTTGCCGGGGACCCGCGGGGCATTCTGAAACGGGCGACCGAAGCCCTTCGGCAGCGCGGCTGGGAGTTCAATGTCGGACCGGAGCCCGAGTTCTTCTTGCTGCGCAAGAACGGCCCCACCACAATCCATCCCGTGCCCCACGATGTCGGTGGCTACTTTGACTTCTCCGCCAGCGACGAGGCTCAACGGGTCCGGGCTGAGCTGATGCTGGCGCTGGAGAGCATGGGCCTCGAAGTCGAGACCGGACATCATGAGGTGGCCCTGGGCCAGCACGAGATCGATTTCCGCTATACCGACGCCGTGCGCGCCGCCGACAACGTGATCACTCTCAAGTACACCGTCAAGGCCCTGGCGGCCAAGCACGATCTGGTGGCGACCTTCATGCCGAAGCCGATCTTTGGCATCAACGGGTCGGGCATGCATTGTCACCAGTCGCTGTTTGACACGAAGGGGAAGAACTTGTTCTACGACCGGGGCGACGAATTCAAGCTTTCGGGCTTGGCGTATCAGTTTGTCGCCGGGCAACTCGAACACGCCCGCGGCATGGCCGCGATAGTTGCGCCGACGATCAATTCCTACAAGCGGATTGTGCCGGGATATGAGGCGCCAGTCTACGTGTGCTGGGCACAGATCAATCGCTCAGCGCTGATCCGCATCCCCCGGCATATGGATGAGCGATCGAAGGCGACACGGGCCGAGCTTCGCTGCCCGGATCCGTCCTGCAATCCGTACCTCGCATTTGCAGCCATGCTGTCCGCCGGACTCGACGGCATCGATCGGGGACTGGCCTGCCCGCCGCCGGTCAACAACATCAACATCTACGAGATGACCGAGCCCGAACTGCAAGAGCTGGGCATCCGCCAACTGCCGGGTTCGCTCGCCGAAGCGCTGGATGAGCTTGAGGCGGATTCAGTGGTGACAGCGGCGTTGGGGGCGGAGGCGCTCGAGGCGTTTGTCCGAGC